The following proteins are co-located in the Castor canadensis chromosome 5, mCasCan1.hap1v2, whole genome shotgun sequence genome:
- the Ptx3 gene encoding pentraxin-related protein PTX3 yields MHLPAVLFCAIWCAVLAENTDDYELMYVNLDNEIDNGLHPTEDPTPCDCRREHSEWDKLFIMLENSQMREGMLLQATDDVLRGELQRLRAELGRLAGSMARPCAPAVPADAGLAGALDELRQAIRDADLRLARLESAGTRRAEEAGRALDAVLRELHDTRADLRAVQGWAARRWLPAGCETAILFPMRSKKIFGSVHPSRPMKLESFSACIWVKATDVLNKTILFSYGTKRSPYEIQLYLSYQSIKFVVGGEENKLVADTVIALGRWTHLCGTWNSEKGHTSLWANGELVATTVEMATNHIVPEGGILQLGQEKNGCCVGGGFDETLAFSGRLTGFNIWDRALTKEEIRETGGVDSCHIRGNVVGWGVTEIQPHGGAEYVS; encoded by the exons ATGCATCTCCCCGCGGTTCTGTTCTGTGCGATCTGGTGTGCAGTGTTGGCCGAGAACACAGATGATTATGAGCTCATGTATGTGAATTTGGACAACGAAATAGACAATGGACTCCATCCCACCGAGGACC CCACGCCGTGCGACTGCCGCCGGGAGCATTCTGAGTGGGACAAGCTGTTCATCATGCTGGAGAACTCGCAGATGCGGGAAGGCATGCTGCTGCAGGCCACCGACGACGTCCTCCGCGGCGAGCTGCAGAGGCTGCGGGCGGAGCTGGGCCGCCTGGCGGGCAGCATGGCGCGGCCGTGCGCCCCCGCGGTCCCCGCGGACGCCGGGCTGGCCGGGGCGCTGGACGAGCTGCGGCAGGCGATCCGCGATGCGGACCTGAGGCTGGCGCGCCTGGAGAGCGCGGGGACGCGGCGCGCGGAGGAGGCGGGGCGCGCGCTGGACGCGGTGCTGCGCGAGCTGCACGACACGCGCGCCGACTTGCGCGCGGTGCAGGGCTGGGCCGCCCGCCGCTGGCTGCCGGCAG GTTGTGAAACAGCAATCTTATTCCCAATGCGTTCCAAGAAGATTTTTGGAAGTGTGCATCCTTCAAGACCAATGAAACTGGAGTCTTTTAGTGCCTGCATTTGGGTCAAAGCCACAGATGTATTAAACAAAACCATCCTGTTTTCCTATGGCACAAAAAGGAGTCCATATGAGATCCAGCTGTACCTCAGCTATCAGTCCATAAAGTTCGTGGTTGGAGGAGAGGAGAACAAATTGGTTGCTGACACTGTGATTGCCCTAGGAAGATGGACCCACCTGTGTGGTACCTGGAATTCAGAGAAAGGACACACATCCTTGTGGGCCAATGGTGAGCTGGTGGCTACCACTGTGGAGATGGCCACAAATCACATTGTTCCCGAGGGAGGAATCCTGCAGCTTGGCCAAGAAAAGAATGGCTGCTGTGTGGGTGGGGGCTTTGATGAAACCTTAGCCTTTTCTGGAAGACTCACAGGCTTCAATATCTGGGATCGTGCTCTCACCAAGGAAGAGATAAGAGAGACTGGAGGAGTGGACTCTTGTCACATCCGGGGAAATGTTGTTGGGTGGGGAGTCACAGAGATTCAGCCACATGGAGGAGCTGAGTATGTTTCTTAA